From Lolium perenne isolate Kyuss_39 chromosome 5, Kyuss_2.0, whole genome shotgun sequence, a single genomic window includes:
- the LOC127303872 gene encoding uncharacterized protein codes for MDSDDEDVMAVLMDEELAIAAATRDAAGGDEHLAILVSLLAMIAEEDKPIIGGSAPGHHKSKPRKRMKGYCMLYADYFADDPLHGDTVFRRRFRMSRKLFLKIVENLREIDYFKLKRDAVGDLGFSTIQKCIVALRMLTYKIAGDTQDDYLRMAESTAIDCMYRFCRAIVAVFGETYLRTPNVADTAQILAQNAEIGFPGMLGSIDGNAPPVQFEINGYQYDKGYYLAYGIYPRWSTFVKTISNPVPGGKKAWFAQMKEAARKDVERAFGVLQARFVIV; via the exons ATGGACTCGGACGACGAGGACGTCATGGCCGTGCTCATGGACGAGGAGCTCGCTATCGCGGCTGCGACCAGGGACGCCGCTGGAGGCGACGAGCATCTGGCGATTCTCGTCTCCCTCTTGGCCATGATCGCCGAGGAGGACAAGCCGATCATTGGTGGCTCCGCGCCGGGCCATCACAAGAGCAAGCCTAGGAAGAGGATGAAAGGCTATTGCAtgctctacgccgactacttcgccgacgatccATTGCACGGCGACACCGTGTTCCGCCGTCGTTTCCGGATGAGTAGGAAACTCTTTCTGAAGATAGTCGAGAATTTGAGGGAGATCGACTACTTCAAGTTGAAGAGAGACGCCGTCGGTGATCTTGGTTTCTCGACTATTCAGAAATGCATAGTAGCTCTTCGGATGCTTACCTATAAAATTGCAGGCGATACACAAGATGACTATCTACGCATGGCAGAGTCCACGGCCATTGATTGCATGTACAGATTCTGCAGGGCAATTGTGGCAGTGTTTGGAGAGACCTATCTGCGCACACCCAATGTGGCAGACACAGCTCAGATATTAGCACAAAATGCAGAGATAGGTTTTcctgggatgcttggaagcatcgacg GCAATGCCCCTCCGGTGCAGTTTGAGATCAATGGCTACCAGTATGACAAGGGCTACTATCTTGCATATGGCATATATCCAAGATggtcaacatttgtgaagacaatctcGAACCCTGTACCTGGAGGGAAGAAAGCTTGGTTTGCTCAAATGAAGGAGGCTGCCAGAAAGGATGTGGAGAGGGCATTTGGTGTgttgcaagctcgctttgtcatTGTCTGA
- the LOC127301129 gene encoding F-box/LRR-repeat protein 14, with translation MEDLPEALLTEIVKKITRTSDLNSLSLVSKQLYAIEGNQRGAIHVGSGLCTATEALKLLCTRFPNLSKVEIDYSGWIPVHGKQLDNKGLFVFSSHCSSLIDLTLSFCSYIDDSGLGWLAHCMTLVSLRLNNAPLVTSIGLFSVAIGCTSLCALHLIDCEKIDSVEWLEYLGRAGSLKELVVKNCNGINHHDLLKFGAGWMKLQKFEFERKVGIYDIFRSEIYDPSYDAHNTDIYDFCCESLKDLRLAHIETWPEIGLRVVLGKCKALEDLCLEYVHALNDNDMIALSRSCSNLKSISLWLNLQLYHNEARTSFTDITLYTLALNCRKLQILELKFVGCSPAWPPEIGFTQEGFLVLIQSCPIRVLVLNGANFLDDDGMKALSSSPNLETLELIRCVEVTDAGMHFIAHTPCLSNLTLRMCQYVTDVGMAELGRAHKLESLVIECCRGVSLQAVQGVAKSVHYSSEASDALEKLF, from the coding sequence atggaggacctaccggaggctctGCTGACAGAGATTGTCAAGAAGATCACCAGGACAAGTGATCTGAATTCTCTTTCCCTTGTGTCAAAGCAGCTCTACGCGATAGAGGGGAATCAAAGGGGTGCTATCCATGTTGGTTCTGGTCTTTGCACTGCTACAGAGGCACTAAAATTATTGTGCACCCGGTTCCCAAATTTGTCGAAAGTGGAAATCGATTACTCTGGTTGGATACCTGTACATGGAAAGCAGTTGGACAATAAAGGCCTTTTTGTGTTTTCATCTCACTGTTCCTCGCTGATTGATCTCACCTTAAGCTTCTGCTCATACATCGATGACTCTGGGCTTGGTTGGTTAGCTCATTGCATGACATTGGTGTCTCTGAGGCTAAACAATGCACCACTAGTAACTTCAATTGGGCTTTTCTCAGTTGCAATTGGTTGCACTAGTTTATGTGCTCTCCACCTTATTGATTGCGAGAAAATCGACAGTGTAGAGTGGCTGGAATACCTTGGCAGGGCTGGTTCGTTGAAAGAGCTTGTAGTGAAGAATTGCAATGGAATCAATCATCATGACCTCCTAAAGTTTGGTGCAGGATGGATGAAGCTCCAGAAGTTTGAGTTTGAGAGGAAAGTAGGAATATATGATATTTTTCGAAGTGAAATCTATGACCCCTCGTATGATGCTCACAACACGGATATATATGACTTCTGCTGTGAGAGTTTGAAGGACTTAAGGTTGGCGCATATTGAAACTTGGCCAGAAATAGGACTTCGTGTTGTCCTAGGGAAGTGTAAAGCATTGGAAGACCTTTGCCTTGAGTATGTTCATGCCCTAAATGACAATGACATGATTGCATTATCCCGGAGCTGCAGCAACCTTAAAAGCATCTCACTTTGGCTCAATCTTCAGCTGTACCATAATGAAGCCAGGACGTCATTTACTGATATCACCCTTTACACTCTAGCCCTAAACTGTCGTAAGCTTCAGATCTTAGAGCTCAAATTTGTAGGATGCTCTCCTGCCTGGCCACCAGAAATTGGATTCACACAAGAGGGTTTTCTGGTGCTCATTCAGTCCTGCCCGATTCGAGTTCTCGTGCTAAATGGTGCCAACTTCTTGGATGACGATGGGATGAAGGCTCTCTCATCCTCACCAAATCTGGAGACTCTTGAGCTTATACGTTGTGTTGAAGTAACCGATGCTGGGATGCACTTCATTGCGCACACCCCATGCTTGAGTAATCTCACACTTCGGATGTGTCAATACGTGACTGATGTTGGAATGGCTGAACTGGGACGTGCACATAAGTTAGAGTCTTTGGTCATTGAGTGTTGTCGTGGAGTCTCTCTGCAAGCTGTGCAGGGTGTTGCCAAATCAGTTCACTACTCCAGTGAGGCTTCAGACGCCCTTGAGAAATTGTTTTGA
- the LOC127303870 gene encoding serpin-Z2A-like codes for MEKEARPSKKARSSVDSAGLTALALRLANTFSEGKNIIFSPFSIFTALGLVAAGARGRTLEELLDVLGASSREEVAEIVRGLAESALATGGSGPLTITFACSVWHRDGLALKTAYRDAAVESYKAEARAVDFRGDPAGSREVINNWVADATNKLITSVLPPGSVHKDIMLVLANAMYFKGKWEDRFHRSLTKDADFYHLDGSAVRVPFMTAGRLPTSDTEDEFCIEEEEEVKYFLACHDGFQVLKLPYQAVNGGRYSMCVFLPDAHDGLPSLASEMASSGAAFLFDHLPTTRSSVRNLLLPRFKLSFSSSMKNTLESFGLLAAFSVEADLSYHSYMAADDSGRDMKLRVEDVFHTAVVEVNEEGTEEAASIAATHVRYCAARMPLDFIADHPFAFFIVEELSGAVLLAGHVLDPSKNSE; via the exons ATGGAGAAGGAGGCGCGGCCAAGCAAGAAGGCTCGTAGTTCCGTCGACTCCGCCGGCCTGACAGCGCTGGCCCTCCGCCTCGCCAATACGTTCTCCGAGGGGAAGAATATTATTTTCTCGCCGTTCTCCATCTTCACGGCGCTGGGCCTAGTGGCGGCTGGCGCTCGGGGCAGAACCCTTGAGGAGCTCCTCGACGTGCTTGGCGCATCGTCGCGCGAGGAGGTGGCGGAGATCGTGCGCGGCCTGGCGGAGAGCGCCCTCGCCACCGGCGGATCCGGGCCGCTGACCATCACGTTTGCGTGCAGCGTGTGGCATCGGGATGGACTTGCACTGAAGACGGCCTACCGCGACGCCGCCGTCGAATCCTACAAGGCGGAGGCACGCGCCGTCGACTTCCGG GGAGATCCGGCGGGTTCAAGGGAGGTAATCAACAATTGGGTTGCAGATGCCACAAACAAGCTCATCACGTCCGTTCTCCCTCCAGGGTCGGTGCACAAAGACATCATGCTCGTGCTGGCCAACGCCATGTATTTCAAGGGGAAGTGGGAGGATCGCTTCCACCGGAGCCTCACAAAGGACGCCGACTTCTACCATCTCGACGGTAGCGCCGTCAGGGTGCCTTTCATGACCGCCGGGAGGCTTCCCACTTCcgacacggaggacgagttctgtatagaagaagaggaggaggtcaAGTACTTCCTTGCCTGCCATGACGGCTTCCAGGTGCTCAAGCTCCCTTACCAGGCGGTGAACGGCGGGAGGTACTCGATGTGTGTCTTCCTCCCCGACGCACACGATGGTCTGCCTAGCCTGGCCAGCGAGATGGCATCCAGCGGTGCCGCGTTTCTGTTCGACCACTTGCCCACGACGCGAAGCAGCGTCAGAAATCTCCTGCTACCCAGGTTTAAGCTGTCATTCTCCAGCAGCATGAAAAATACCCTCGAGAGCTTTGGGCTCCTGGCAGCATTCTCCGTGGAGGCCGATCTGTCTTACCACTCTTACATGGCGGCGGACGACTCTGGCCGGGACATGAAGCTGCGGGTGGAGGACGTGTTCCACACGGCGGTCGTCGAGGTGAACGAGGAAGGTACCGAGGAGGCCGCTTCCATTGCCGCCACCCACGTCCGGTACTGCGCCGCCAGAATGCCTTTGGATTTCATTGCTGACCACCCGTTTGCGTTCTTCATTGTGGAGGAGCTATCCGGCGCGGTGCTCTTGgcaggccacgtccttgatccgTCTAAGAACTCGGAGTAG